The genomic DNA TCGCGGAAGAGGCCGGTGGGCGCGGTAACCTGACGTCCGACTTCCTCTACGAGGAGCTGGCCTCCGACGCGCGGTTGCAGTACGAGGCCCGTGAGGAAGCGATCGGGTCCGAGAACATGCGTGAGCTGGAGCGCCGCGTGGTGCTCAGTGTTATCGGTCGCAAGTGGCAGGAGCACTTGTATGAGATGGACTACCTGAAGGAGGGCATTGGCCTGCGCGCCATGGCCCAGCGCGACCCGCTGGTGGAGTATCAGCGTGAGGGGTACGTCCTTTTCCAGACCATGATGGAGGCCATCCGCGAGGAGAGCATTGGCATGCTCTTCAACGTCAAGGTTGAAACGCAGCAGAAGGAGACTGTGGGACTTCCGGGAGTGAAGGACGCCCGCTCCGTGACGCAGACTCCAAGCCTCAAGACGCCAGGCCTCGGGGCCCCGGCGAAGCCTGCGACGCTGCAATACACGGCTCCTAGCGAATCAGGGCAAGCCGCTACTCGCGTCGAGCGGGAGAAATCGGCGGAGTCGAAGCCGTCGAATCGAGCCGAACGCCGCAAGTCGGGCAAGGGCAAGAAAAACAGCTAAACCATTCCGCTGAATGGAACGCCGGCGAGCCCGGCAGGAGCTCGGCTAGATCTGCGGACGTGGATCTAGCCGAGCTCCAGTGCACTGACCTTCCATTGGCCGCGGCGCCGCTCGAGCCGCAACGCCGCTGCTCGGTGGCGATCGTGGCATTGCACCGCCACCGAGGCCTCGAAGATGTCATTGGTGATCCGGCAGATGCGTGAACGCCGGACTGTGATGGTGCGGTTCATCCGCTGTGTGGCGACTTCTCGCATCGCCAACTCGCTCCGTTCCCGGAGCCGCTCAAGCACGGGACCGTCCAGCCAGCGGCGCATTTGCGTTGCGGTCCGACCACCCGTGAGTACCTCGAAGGCGCTCTGGGCCACCACGCGAGCTAGGCGGGAAAGCTCCTGGTGCTCGCGGAG from Zhihengliuella flava includes the following:
- a CDS encoding Rv3235 family protein, with the translated sequence MRRFADLLPAPPTPSAWGTPQPEDAPTAAAPLRDATKTTRPSATPDGETLREHQELSRLARVVAQSAFEVLTGGRTATQMRRWLDGPVLERLRERSELAMREVATQRMNRTITVRRSRICRITNDIFEASVAVQCHDRHRAAALRLERRRGQWKVSALELG